A single genomic interval of Camelus bactrianus isolate YW-2024 breed Bactrian camel chromosome 15, ASM4877302v1, whole genome shotgun sequence harbors:
- the CGREF1 gene encoding cell growth regulator with EF hand domain protein 1 isoform X2, whose amino-acid sequence MLPLTMKILVLLLLPLPLNQAAPKDGTMRLVPEVQHLPLPNPFQPGQEQLRLLQSYLKGLEKMEEEPEHMSREQVLLYLFALHDYDQSGQLDGLELLSMLTAALAPGAADSPTTNPVILVVDKVLETQDLNGDGLMTPAELINFPGEAPRLAEPKEPLGPQEAETQPLLAKTPSRQEVHEALGPGEEAGGQMEARRESSEPVQEAEGQAEAEKEAPGPGGEIGRQAEARDTGEGAEDLPGETLESENTPNEFEVHAIQLENEEI is encoded by the exons ATGTTACCACTGACAATGAAAATACTAGttttgctgctgctgccgctgccccTGAATCAGGCTGCTCCCAAGGATGGAACCATGAG gctGGTCCCTGAAGTGCAGCATCTGCCTCTGCCCAACCCCTTCCAGCCAGGCCAGGAGCAGCTTCG ACTTCTGCAGAGCTACCTAAAGGGACTAGAGAAGATGGAAGAGGAGCCGGAGCACATGAGCCGGGAACAGG TTCTCCTCTACCTCTTTGCCCTCCATGACTATGACCAGAGTGGACAACTGGATGGCCTAGAGCTGTTGTCCATGTTGACAGCAGCTCTGGCCCCTGGAGCTGCTGACTCTCCCACCACCAACCCG GTGATCCTGGTAGTGGATAAGGTGCTGGAGACCCAGGACCTGAATGGGGATGGGCTCATGACCCCTGCAGAGCTCATCAACTTCCCTGGAGAGGCCCCCAGGCTTGCAGAGCCCAAAGAGCCCCTGGGGCCACAAGAAGCTGAGACGCAGCCTCTGCTGGCTAAAACCCCATCAAGACAAGAAGTACATGAAGCCCTGGGTCCTGGAGAAGAAGCTGGGGGACAGatggaggccagaagggagtCCTCGGAGCCTGTACAGGAGGCTGAGGGACAGGCAGAGGCTGAAAAAGAAGCCCCAGGCCCAGGAGGGGAGATTGGGAGacaggcagaggccagggacacTGGAGAGGGAGCAGAAGATCTCCCAGGGGAAACACTGGAGTCTGAGAACACCCCAAATGAGTTTGAGGTCCATGCTATTCAGCTGGAGAATGAAGAGATATAA
- the CGREF1 gene encoding cell growth regulator with EF hand domain protein 1 isoform X1, protein MPPERWFSPLGASWRRLFLRAVTGRMLPLTMKILVLLLLPLPLNQAAPKDGTMRLVPEVQHLPLPNPFQPGQEQLRLLQSYLKGLEKMEEEPEHMSREQVLLYLFALHDYDQSGQLDGLELLSMLTAALAPGAADSPTTNPVILVVDKVLETQDLNGDGLMTPAELINFPGEAPRLAEPKEPLGPQEAETQPLLAKTPSRQEVHEALGPGEEAGGQMEARRESSEPVQEAEGQAEAEKEAPGPGGEIGRQAEARDTGEGAEDLPGETLESENTPNEFEVHAIQLENEEI, encoded by the exons TTACAGGAAGGATGTTACCACTGACAATGAAAATACTAGttttgctgctgctgccgctgccccTGAATCAGGCTGCTCCCAAGGATGGAACCATGAG gctGGTCCCTGAAGTGCAGCATCTGCCTCTGCCCAACCCCTTCCAGCCAGGCCAGGAGCAGCTTCG ACTTCTGCAGAGCTACCTAAAGGGACTAGAGAAGATGGAAGAGGAGCCGGAGCACATGAGCCGGGAACAGG TTCTCCTCTACCTCTTTGCCCTCCATGACTATGACCAGAGTGGACAACTGGATGGCCTAGAGCTGTTGTCCATGTTGACAGCAGCTCTGGCCCCTGGAGCTGCTGACTCTCCCACCACCAACCCG GTGATCCTGGTAGTGGATAAGGTGCTGGAGACCCAGGACCTGAATGGGGATGGGCTCATGACCCCTGCAGAGCTCATCAACTTCCCTGGAGAGGCCCCCAGGCTTGCAGAGCCCAAAGAGCCCCTGGGGCCACAAGAAGCTGAGACGCAGCCTCTGCTGGCTAAAACCCCATCAAGACAAGAAGTACATGAAGCCCTGGGTCCTGGAGAAGAAGCTGGGGGACAGatggaggccagaagggagtCCTCGGAGCCTGTACAGGAGGCTGAGGGACAGGCAGAGGCTGAAAAAGAAGCCCCAGGCCCAGGAGGGGAGATTGGGAGacaggcagaggccagggacacTGGAGAGGGAGCAGAAGATCTCCCAGGGGAAACACTGGAGTCTGAGAACACCCCAAATGAGTTTGAGGTCCATGCTATTCAGCTGGAGAATGAAGAGATATAA